Within candidate division WOR-3 bacterium, the genomic segment TTGGCTCAAATCTCCTCTTAGTTACGTTATGGGCATGACTGATATTATGACCAGTCATACCGACCTTTCCGCATATCTCACAATGTCTCGCCATATCTACTCCCTTATTAAGTTATTTTCTGTCTTATTCTACAA encodes:
- the rpmB gene encoding 50S ribosomal protein L28 codes for the protein MARHCEICGKVGMTGHNISHAHNVTKRRFEPNLQRVRAKVEGKVKKIWVCTRCIKAGKFEKA